The Chryseobacterium glaciei DNA window ATGATTTTCCATTGAATTCTGTCTGAATTATTCTGATGTGAAAAATTTTCAGCTTCAATAGAAATATATCCGTCCTTTTCCTTAAACACTTTATTTTTTTCGCTTTTGGAAACATAAACAACTTCAGGCATCGTATTTTTATCTGGCTGTTGCCAATTTGTATAACCAATTCTAGTCTGATCCATCATATGTTGCCATTTTCCGTCAGAAATTTTATTGTTGTATTTATCCTGTAAAATAGAATCATATTCAAAGTTTTTCTTCGCTTTATAGCCAAAATCATTAGCTTTTATATCTTTTTTAGAGGCTAACTGATGGTTTTTTGCCACATTAAAATAAAGCTCATACAAATTACTGCAGGCATCGATCGGATAAAGAACCAATTGAAAATAAGCATCTTTATATTCATTAGGAATCTCGTTGTAAAGCCTGTTTGCATCGAGTGATAATTTTTGATAATCATTTACAACCGTTTCAAATTCATTATAATTTTCAAGACTGTAAGTTTCAGAATTTAAGGTTTCGGGAGTTACGCGACGATTGTATTTTGCGTATAAATTGATCATTCTTGCGATTTCTTTAGAATATTTTTCGCCAAACTGTTCTGAACTCCATTTTTCAGTGTATTCTAAAAGATTGTCAGCATTGAATTGCTTTGGATTCCAAGCCATATCCATAAAGAAATTAATTGGAAATTCCATTGGCTTCAAATCTCCCACGTTTACCACCCAGAGCTTATTTACTTCATGTTCATAAGTCAAATTCATTTGCTCCCAAACTCTTTGAATCGGACTGATATTGATCCATTTAGAATTTCTCGGTCCGCCCACATAATCAAAATGATAATACATCCCGTAACCGCCTTTGTGTAAGGGTTTAGATAGATTGGGGAGCTTTCGGACATTCCCCCAATTGTCATCACAAAACAATAAAATAACATCATCCGGAACGCGCATTCCTTCATCATAATAATCCTGAACCTCTTTATACAAAGCCCAAACCTGGGATGTTTTTTCTGCTTTTTTTCCTGTAACTTTTTCTATGATTTTTCGTTGATCCTTTACAATATTCTCCAAAAGCGAAATATTGGTTTTATCTCCCATTGCCTCATCTCCCTCACCACGCATTCCAACTGTGACAAGCTTTTCCCAGTTTTTACTTCGTTCGATTCCTGATTTCCAGAATTGTTGAAGAATGTCCGAATTTTTAGTGTAATCCCAAATATTCGGTAAATTATTCTTTTTGATGTATCGATGCCAGTCGGTTTGTGCCAATGCCATTGGTTCGTGGTGTGAAGTTCCCATGATAATTCCCATTTCATCAGCCAGTATTCCGTTTTCGGGATCATCGTCATAGAAAGCTTTTCCCCACATTGCAGGCCAAATGTAATTTCCTTTTAAGCGAAGAATTAATTCAAAAACTTTTTCGTAAAACTTAGAATTAATACCTCCAAAAGTTGCTATTGCCCAACTTCCCAACGAAGGTTCTTCATCATTTAGGAAAATTCCGCGATATTCTACGGCAGGCTCATCGTCGGTGTAAATTCCATTTTTAAAATAGAGATTTTCCTTTTGCTTAACGGGAACATCCGCCCAATAATACCACGGCGAAACACCAATTTGCTTTGAAAATTCATAAATTCCGTAAATAGTTCCACGCTTGTCACTTCCTGCGATAACAATCACTTCTGAAACTCCATTGAAATCTTTTATATTCCGAATGATAAATTTTTCACGTTTCCCTTTTAGTTCATTTTCATTAATTTTTTTCTTTTTGATCAATTCATCAATCACCGAATTTGTACCCACAGTTCCAATGATAATCAATGGAGATTTAGAAGTTGAAATTTGATTTAAAAGATCTGGAAAATCACCCGTTACTTTCTGAAAATCAGCCTGAAGATTATGTATTGCTCTTAAAATTCCCTTATCAATTCCTTTGTCTGAATAGAATGAAATTTTTGTCGATTTATCTTTCAACAGAATAGTTTCTGAACTTTTTTCTGTAGTAATAAATGGCTGTGTAGATTTTATCTTAATTCCAAAGAATAAAATGAAAACCGACATTGTAATTGACTTAAATAAAGAATTCATACTATTAAATTTGTGAATTAATAAAAAAATTAAGGCTGAATATCATTCGATAAAGTTGAATATAAACCAATCAAACTGCCTGTAAAACCACCTGCAACATCTGTTGATAATATGTCACCCGAAACCTTTCCACCTAGATTGATGAAATTATTTCCGTCCAAAGAATAATTAAATTGATAATCATCACCTTGAGCAACAACCTGAAGTTTTATATTTTTCGAAACTGAAATTTTTTCACTTTTAATAAGAGTGGAATTTCCTTTTTCTGTTCTTTCCAATACCAAATAGAAGTCTTTATCTTTTTTTGTCAATCCAAAAACATAATTAAAATTTTCACTTTGATAACAAGTAATTCCGGCTAAATCTTTTCCTGATTTTGGCTTAAAATCTAAATTCACCGTTGCTTCAAAAGAAGCGTGTTGTTGCCTATGAAATAATGCAGAAACAGGAGCTTTCGCTTTAATATTAGTTGTGAAAGGATTAATTTTCACTCCATTTTTAGTCACATTTACAAAATTTTCTCTTGAACCTCGCATGGCAATCCATTGATCGTCCAATTTATTGTTTAAATTATCGGAAAAAGTGAAATTTCCGTTCAGGAAAAATCCGTTTTGACCTGTTTGGTTTTTAACTCCGTTTGGCATTTTTACTTTTGGTTTCATGGGAACCAAACCGTTTTGGAAAACAGGATATGTTCCACTCCAATCTACGGGAAGAATAAAGGTTTCGCGACCCGTATTTACACGATTTTTTTCATTAGGACGGATGCCAAGAAATACCCCGTAATACTTTCCATCAGGAGTTTCTACTAAGTCTGCGTGACCTGCCCAATCTACTTTATCTTTTCTGTCTTTGGGAAAATATCTCTGAGTCAAAATAGGGTTATTTTCAGCAGGAATAAACGGACCTTTCGGACTGTCACTCATAAAAATTACTTCGCTGTGATTGCCTCCCGTTCCACCTTCCGCACACATTAGAAAATATTTTCCATTCTTTTTGTAAAGATGCGGCCCTTCGATCCAGATTGGTTTTTGAGTGATATCTACTCCACCATTCACAATGATTTTATCGCTTCCGGCAACAACTTGGTCTTTTTCCAAATCATAATCCCAGATCTTGATCACGCGGTGACCGCTATATTGTTCGGTTCCTTTTGGTGGCGCGTCATTATGAACGATGTATGCTTTTCCGTTATCATCAAAGAAAATAGACGTGTCGATTCCATCAAAATTCAGTTTTTGAACTTCGCTCCAGCCTTTTTTTGGATCTTTTGTTTTTACCATCATATTTCCTATTCCGTTCGCAATCTGAGTGGTAACCATGTAAAAAGTGTCGTTATATTGATTATACTTGATATCAGGAGCATAAATTCCTTCCGAAAATCCAGCTTTTTCTACTTTCAATTGAGAAGGCCGATTCAACACATGACCGATTTGTTTCCAATTCACCAAATCGTTAGAATGAAAAATCGGAACTCCCGGAAACATTGAAAATGAAGAATTTACCAAATAATAATCGTTTCCTTTTCTTGTAATACTCGGATCGGGATAGCAGCCCTGAAGAATTGGAGAATAGAATTCATCTTCTTTGAGAGGATTTTCTGTGTAAATTTTGTCATTTCCTTTGTAAATAAAATCTGAGAAAATTTGTGCCGAACTATTTCCAAATAAAAATAAAACAGCAGCTGCAAAAAGAGATTTGGTAAGATGGGTTTTCATAGTATTTTGTGATTATGGTAAGGAAAAATTTAGTTTACATTTAAAAATCACTTATTTCTTATAACCTTTCAT harbors:
- a CDS encoding glycoside hydrolase family 43 protein, which translates into the protein MKTHLTKSLFAAAVLFLFGNSSAQIFSDFIYKGNDKIYTENPLKEDEFYSPILQGCYPDPSITRKGNDYYLVNSSFSMFPGVPIFHSNDLVNWKQIGHVLNRPSQLKVEKAGFSEGIYAPDIKYNQYNDTFYMVTTQIANGIGNMMVKTKDPKKGWSEVQKLNFDGIDTSIFFDDNGKAYIVHNDAPPKGTEQYSGHRVIKIWDYDLEKDQVVAGSDKIIVNGGVDITQKPIWIEGPHLYKKNGKYFLMCAEGGTGGNHSEVIFMSDSPKGPFIPAENNPILTQRYFPKDRKDKVDWAGHADLVETPDGKYYGVFLGIRPNEKNRVNTGRETFILPVDWSGTYPVFQNGLVPMKPKVKMPNGVKNQTGQNGFFLNGNFTFSDNLNNKLDDQWIAMRGSRENFVNVTKNGVKINPFTTNIKAKAPVSALFHRQQHASFEATVNLDFKPKSGKDLAGITCYQSENFNYVFGLTKKDKDFYLVLERTEKGNSTLIKSEKISVSKNIKLQVVAQGDDYQFNYSLDGNNFINLGGKVSGDILSTDVAGGFTGSLIGLYSTLSNDIQP
- a CDS encoding glycosyl hydrolase 115 family protein yields the protein MNSLFKSITMSVFILFFGIKIKSTQPFITTEKSSETILLKDKSTKISFYSDKGIDKGILRAIHNLQADFQKVTGDFPDLLNQISTSKSPLIIIGTVGTNSVIDELIKKKKINENELKGKREKFIIRNIKDFNGVSEVIVIAGSDKRGTIYGIYEFSKQIGVSPWYYWADVPVKQKENLYFKNGIYTDDEPAVEYRGIFLNDEEPSLGSWAIATFGGINSKFYEKVFELILRLKGNYIWPAMWGKAFYDDDPENGILADEMGIIMGTSHHEPMALAQTDWHRYIKKNNLPNIWDYTKNSDILQQFWKSGIERSKNWEKLVTVGMRGEGDEAMGDKTNISLLENIVKDQRKIIEKVTGKKAEKTSQVWALYKEVQDYYDEGMRVPDDVILLFCDDNWGNVRKLPNLSKPLHKGGYGMYYHFDYVGGPRNSKWINISPIQRVWEQMNLTYEHEVNKLWVVNVGDLKPMEFPINFFMDMAWNPKQFNADNLLEYTEKWSSEQFGEKYSKEIARMINLYAKYNRRVTPETLNSETYSLENYNEFETVVNDYQKLSLDANRLYNEIPNEYKDAYFQLVLYPIDACSNLYELYFNVAKNHQLASKKDIKANDFGYKAKKNFEYDSILQDKYNNKISDGKWQHMMDQTRIGYTNWQQPDKNTMPEVVYVSKSEKNKVFKEKDGYISIEAENFSHQNNSDRIQWKIIPDFGKTLSGITTFPQNINPKKNENIYLEYDVDFSSTGTFEVQLLLAPTLNFNNNKGLRYEISFDGEKPQIVNFNEHYRGELGQWQSEHIIKSATKHTITKSSRHTLRFKVLEAGIVLEKILINTGGLKPSYLGAPESSN